A window of Shewanella mesophila contains these coding sequences:
- the hyaB gene encoding nickel-dependent hydrogenase large subunit gives MSKRVVIDPITRIEGHLRIEVEVDESNVVQKAWSSSTLWRGIEVILKGRTPMDVGLIVQRICGVCTYSHYRCGTEAVENALGVKIPLNAKYLRSLMQTSLYMHDHIVHFYHLHGLDWVDVVSALSADPAAAAQVALKYTDKPIAAGEGELRAVQERVKGFVETGKLGPFANAYWGNGTYKFTPEQNLIALSHYLKALEVQRVAAEMLAIFGGKQPHPQSLVVGGVTSVRDMLSPARLQEWKQKHATVTDFIHRAYKADIVMAAEAFGGEPSVLGGVNVKNFMATNDFVLADGQYMFDQGVIMNGDLAGVSDLNPDLIKEDVSHAWYDADGPQHPYDGTTIPNYTGFVERDTVYGKLPTLDGDGKYSWVKSPRYQGEPVEVGPLASLLVSYARGNKVVVDAVNGLLEVTGLPVAALFTTLGRTAARMLQTVIVAQEGLKTFDALIKNIQVDETTYVNPNMDPNREYVGHAMIEAPRGMLSHWIRIKNGLVENYQAVVPTTWNAGPVDNEGKVGPYEASLLGLKLEDPTRPLEIIRIIHSFDPCMACSVHVMDYKGQELGEFRIDPNGNV, from the coding sequence ATGAGCAAACGTGTAGTTATCGACCCCATCACTCGCATCGAAGGCCATCTGCGCATCGAGGTTGAAGTTGATGAAAGTAATGTTGTTCAGAAGGCTTGGTCCTCTTCGACACTCTGGCGTGGTATTGAGGTCATCCTCAAAGGCCGCACCCCAATGGATGTTGGACTCATAGTTCAGCGTATTTGTGGTGTATGTACTTATTCTCACTATCGCTGCGGTACTGAAGCTGTAGAGAATGCATTAGGTGTGAAAATTCCACTTAACGCTAAGTACTTACGTTCGCTGATGCAAACGTCTCTCTATATGCATGATCATATTGTGCACTTCTACCATCTTCATGGTCTAGATTGGGTTGATGTGGTTTCGGCCTTGAGTGCCGATCCAGCTGCAGCGGCGCAAGTCGCACTAAAATACACCGACAAACCGATCGCTGCTGGCGAAGGTGAACTTCGTGCAGTACAAGAGCGGGTTAAAGGGTTTGTAGAGACCGGTAAGCTTGGGCCATTTGCTAACGCCTATTGGGGCAACGGCACCTATAAATTCACCCCAGAACAGAACCTCATTGCCCTATCGCATTACTTAAAAGCACTTGAAGTGCAGCGAGTTGCCGCTGAGATGCTCGCCATTTTCGGTGGTAAGCAACCTCACCCACAATCACTTGTGGTTGGTGGTGTAACTTCAGTACGTGACATGTTGAGCCCTGCCCGCCTGCAAGAATGGAAGCAAAAACATGCCACAGTGACCGACTTCATTCATCGTGCCTATAAAGCCGATATCGTGATGGCCGCCGAAGCATTTGGTGGTGAGCCAAGTGTATTAGGTGGAGTGAACGTTAAAAACTTCATGGCGACCAATGACTTCGTATTAGCCGATGGTCAGTACATGTTCGACCAAGGCGTGATCATGAACGGCGATCTCGCTGGCGTTAGCGATCTTAACCCTGATTTAATCAAAGAGGATGTTAGCCACGCTTGGTACGATGCAGACGGACCACAACACCCTTACGATGGTACAACCATCCCTAACTACACAGGGTTTGTCGAACGCGATACCGTTTATGGCAAGCTGCCGACTCTCGATGGTGATGGTAAATATAGTTGGGTGAAATCACCGCGTTATCAAGGTGAGCCAGTAGAAGTGGGCCCATTAGCAAGCCTATTAGTCAGCTATGCACGCGGTAATAAGGTGGTTGTCGATGCGGTTAATGGCTTACTCGAAGTCACAGGACTACCAGTAGCAGCACTCTTTACCACCTTAGGTCGAACCGCAGCACGTATGCTACAAACCGTTATTGTGGCTCAGGAAGGGTTAAAAACATTCGATGCGCTTATCAAGAATATTCAAGTTGATGAGACTACCTATGTGAATCCCAATATGGATCCTAATCGTGAATATGTCGGTCATGCGATGATTGAAGCGCCTCGCGGTATGCTCAGTCACTGGATCCGTATAAAAAATGGTTTAGTTGAGAACTATCAAGCCGTGGTGCCCACAACGTGGAACGCAGGTCCTGTCGATAACGAAGGTAAAGTCGGTCCCTATGAAGCCTCTTTATTAGGGCTAAAGCTTGAAGATCCAACCAGACCATTGGAAATTATTCGTATCATCCACTCGTTTGACCCTTGCATGGCATGTTCGGTACATGTGATGGATTATAAGGGCCAAGAGTTAGGTGAATTTAGAATCGATCCAAACGGAAACGTTTAA
- the hyaA gene encoding nickel-dependent hydrogenase small subunit, protein MDTHAALYEQGQARIKMLRSLAPRHAQSLQNKMEEHGISRRDFMKWSAAVTAMLALPLPFSTLVAEAAELADRVPLIWLHMAECTGCSESLVRADTPNLDSLIFDHVSLEYHETLMAAAGWQAEENLEHALETYKGNYLLAVEGAIPTANNGAFLTVGCKGHTGLEIIKHAAEGAAAIISVGTCASFGGVQAAAPNPTGAKGVDQVINKTVVNLGGCPPSEKNIVGTLMYFIMFGKLPALDMFNRPKWAYGARVHDNCERRGRFDAGEFVEEFGDQGAKEGFCLYKVGCKGPYTYNNCPTERFNHHTSWPVLAGHGCMGCSEPNFWDDMADFEKPLGRQLLHGLDATADTVGAVILGATAVGIGAHAVASVFANSKED, encoded by the coding sequence ATGGACACACATGCCGCCTTATATGAACAGGGCCAAGCGCGTATAAAAATGTTACGCAGCTTAGCACCTCGTCATGCTCAGTCTTTGCAAAATAAGATGGAAGAGCATGGTATATCTAGACGAGACTTTATGAAATGGAGCGCAGCGGTCACCGCAATGTTAGCTCTGCCTCTTCCTTTTAGCACACTGGTAGCCGAAGCGGCTGAACTTGCTGATAGAGTTCCGTTGATCTGGTTACACATGGCCGAGTGTACAGGTTGTTCTGAATCTCTCGTTCGTGCCGATACGCCCAACTTAGACTCACTCATCTTCGATCATGTTTCATTGGAATACCATGAAACCTTAATGGCTGCTGCGGGTTGGCAAGCCGAAGAAAATTTGGAACATGCGTTAGAGACCTACAAAGGTAACTATCTACTTGCGGTAGAAGGCGCTATTCCAACTGCGAACAATGGTGCTTTCCTCACCGTTGGCTGTAAAGGCCATACAGGGTTAGAGATCATTAAACACGCAGCCGAAGGCGCTGCCGCCATTATATCCGTAGGAACTTGTGCATCTTTTGGTGGCGTTCAAGCCGCCGCTCCGAACCCTACAGGTGCTAAAGGCGTCGATCAAGTCATCAATAAAACCGTCGTAAATTTAGGTGGCTGCCCACCAAGTGAGAAAAATATCGTCGGTACACTGATGTACTTCATCATGTTCGGCAAGTTACCAGCGTTGGATATGTTTAACCGTCCCAAATGGGCTTATGGCGCACGCGTACATGACAACTGTGAACGTCGTGGTCGCTTCGATGCGGGCGAATTTGTTGAAGAATTTGGCGATCAAGGAGCAAAAGAAGGCTTCTGTTTATACAAGGTCGGTTGTAAAGGACCTTATACCTATAACAACTGCCCCACTGAGCGCTTTAATCACCACACCAGTTGGCCTGTTCTTGCGGGCCACGGTTGTATGGGCTGCTCAGAGCCAAATTTCTGGGATGACATGGCTGACTTTGAAAAACCCCTCGGCAGACAGCTACTTCATGGGCTAGATGCAACCGCCGACACCGTAGGCGCGGTTATTTTGGGTGCCACAGCTGTAGGTATCGGCGCTCACGCTGTTGCCAGCGTATTTGCCAATTCGAAAGAGGACTAA
- a CDS encoding CBS domain-containing protein has product MESMKVVDYMDRQPVLLHADMTLAAAVEKLLTQKKLGAAVVDLQGNLVGFLSQQDCLAVMLKSTYHCDLTANVSDCMRTDVLTVTKETPIITLAEQMLQAKPKIYPVVDQGKVVGIIDRNLVLRAINVSMQECYLKPA; this is encoded by the coding sequence ATGGAGTCGATGAAAGTCGTTGATTATATGGACCGTCAACCTGTGTTATTACATGCTGATATGACACTGGCGGCTGCGGTAGAAAAGCTGCTCACACAAAAAAAACTCGGGGCAGCTGTGGTCGATTTACAAGGTAATTTAGTGGGATTTTTGTCGCAACAAGATTGTTTGGCTGTCATGTTAAAAAGTACCTATCACTGTGATTTAACTGCGAATGTTAGCGATTGTATGCGTACCGATGTGTTAACAGTAACGAAAGAAACTCCCATAATCACTTTGGCCGAGCAGATGTTGCAAGCTAAACCCAAAATATATCCTGTTGTCGATCAAGGTAAAGTCGTTGGGATCATCGATAGAAACTTGGTACTTAGAGCTATCAATGTTTCGATGCAAGAGTGTTATCTCAAGCCCGCTTGA
- the hrpA gene encoding ATP-dependent RNA helicase HrpA, whose protein sequence is MHLNSPLHPLSNAFLKLCYQTDASKIRRRLFRLNKQADSDKKRDELSKLEELAVAAAAKVEQRREGRPEIRYPEELPISQKRDEIARAIAGHQVVIVAGETGSGKTTQLPKICLELGLGTRGLIGHTQPRRLAARSVATRVAEELNSPLGEVVGFKVRFADAIKPSSYVKLMTDGILLAELTSDKFLDQYDTIIIDEAHERSLNIDFILGYLKNVLKKRPDLKVIITSATIDVERFSQHFNNAPVIEVSGRTYPVETRYRPLVREQDEDLDLTEGIFAAVEELMQAGPGDILIFMNGEREIRDVADQLNKQQYRDTEILPLYARLSYGEQSKVFKSHIGRRIVLATNVAETSLTVPGIRYVIDPGTARISRYSYRTKVQRLPIEPISQASANQRQGRCGRVAPGICIRLYDELDFNNRPEFTDPEILRTNLASVILQMLAIGLGDIEGFPFIQPPDSRYIRDGFLLLEELQSVQKNKGQLQLTPLGRQLAAIPVDPRLARMVIQANEYGCLHETLVITAGLSIQDPRERPMDKKQAADECHRRFNDKDSDFMAWVNLWEHIKTEQKALSASQFRKLCKQEFLAYLRVREWQDLYAQLRQAVHDLKWKLNSEPADYELLHKSLLTGLLSHIGFKDKDNEYLGARNRKFFVFPGSPLAKKGPKWIMAAEMTETSRLFARCCAKIQPEWVEPLAAHLVKRNYLEPHFEAKQGSVVALENQQLYGLTIVNRRRTQYGPINPVEAREIFIRSALADGELRTNEAFFVKNRKLLEDIEALEHKSRRRDILVDEQALVDFYEPRIPQGIYNAPKLLSWWKQQKKTNPDLLDFEREQLMKRGDEHVSALDFPDYWHQGNLKLSLSYHFEPADLDDGVSVHIPVALLNQIDNAGFDWLVPGLREEKCIALIKSLPKTLRRNFVPAPDYAKACLQAMNSTGMSLLDAMCKQLLRMSGMRISPDDFDTSQLTAHLLINFKVEDDKGRLVAQSRDLESLKGQLQGQVTQAIRNVAETGIEQKQLTEWSFGALPKQYEKRKGNFEVKAFPALVDDKTSVSIALFDDENEAKRAHRSGLQRLLLINIPSPVKHLQNTLPNKAKLAMYFNPFGQVQILIDDILSAAVQQLLDEKGLDVRSAEQFDSAKEWVRQELNPTAAKIALQVEEILTLYQKVKKRLKGKISLDIAFAMSDIQTQLDKLVFKGFVEQCGWQRLADIVRYLKAIDNRLDKLPVDPNRDRLHLHSITNVQNLLDQQLAKVPRTSPVPEALLDARWMIEEYRVSCFAQVLGTAYPISEKRIINRINEV, encoded by the coding sequence TTGCATTTGAATTCGCCACTTCATCCCCTGTCTAATGCCTTTTTAAAGCTGTGTTATCAAACAGATGCGTCTAAAATAAGACGTCGCCTTTTTCGCTTAAATAAGCAAGCTGACTCAGATAAGAAGCGTGACGAATTAAGCAAACTTGAAGAGCTCGCTGTTGCTGCTGCCGCTAAGGTTGAGCAGCGCCGCGAGGGTAGACCTGAGATCCGTTATCCTGAAGAGCTACCTATTTCGCAAAAGCGAGATGAGATCGCCCGAGCGATAGCGGGTCATCAAGTGGTGATTGTTGCAGGTGAAACGGGTTCGGGGAAGACTACCCAGTTACCTAAGATCTGCTTAGAGCTAGGCTTAGGTACTCGAGGGCTGATTGGTCATACTCAACCTCGTCGTTTAGCCGCTCGCAGCGTTGCCACTCGTGTGGCAGAGGAGCTGAACAGCCCGCTTGGTGAAGTGGTGGGCTTTAAGGTGCGTTTCGCCGATGCGATAAAGCCAAGTTCTTACGTTAAATTGATGACCGATGGTATTTTATTGGCGGAGCTGACCTCCGATAAGTTTCTCGATCAGTATGACACCATCATTATTGACGAGGCTCACGAGCGTAGCCTCAATATCGATTTCATATTGGGGTATCTAAAAAATGTTCTTAAGAAGCGTCCCGATCTAAAAGTGATCATCACCTCGGCAACCATTGATGTTGAGCGTTTCTCCCAACATTTCAATAATGCCCCCGTCATTGAAGTATCCGGGCGTACCTATCCGGTGGAAACTCGCTATCGCCCGTTAGTGCGTGAGCAAGATGAGGATCTGGATTTAACCGAAGGAATTTTTGCGGCGGTCGAAGAACTGATGCAAGCAGGCCCTGGCGATATTTTGATCTTCATGAACGGTGAGCGAGAAATTCGTGATGTCGCCGATCAGCTGAATAAACAGCAATATCGTGATACAGAAATTCTCCCTTTATATGCGCGCCTCTCCTATGGTGAGCAGTCAAAAGTATTTAAGAGCCATATTGGTCGGCGTATCGTGTTGGCAACCAACGTGGCCGAAACCTCGCTTACTGTGCCAGGTATTCGATATGTCATCGACCCTGGTACGGCGCGTATTAGCCGATACAGCTACCGCACGAAGGTGCAACGACTACCCATTGAGCCCATTTCTCAGGCCAGTGCTAATCAGCGTCAAGGCCGTTGTGGTCGTGTGGCGCCAGGGATCTGTATTCGGCTTTATGATGAGCTAGATTTCAATAATCGCCCGGAGTTTACCGATCCAGAGATACTGCGAACGAATCTCGCGTCGGTGATTTTACAGATGCTCGCTATTGGACTCGGCGATATCGAAGGCTTCCCCTTTATTCAACCGCCCGATTCACGTTATATCCGCGATGGTTTTTTGCTGCTTGAAGAGCTGCAATCGGTTCAAAAAAACAAGGGACAGTTGCAGTTAACGCCTCTTGGTCGCCAATTGGCGGCTATTCCTGTGGATCCTCGACTTGCACGAATGGTGATTCAAGCGAACGAATATGGCTGTTTACATGAGACGTTGGTGATCACCGCTGGCTTGTCGATTCAAGATCCCCGTGAGCGGCCGATGGATAAAAAGCAGGCCGCCGATGAATGCCACCGCCGCTTTAATGATAAAGATTCTGATTTTATGGCATGGGTGAATCTCTGGGAGCACATTAAGACAGAGCAAAAAGCCTTATCGGCTAGTCAATTTAGAAAGCTGTGTAAACAGGAGTTTTTAGCCTATTTGCGTGTGCGCGAATGGCAAGACTTATACGCCCAGCTACGCCAAGCCGTGCATGATCTTAAATGGAAGCTCAACAGCGAACCAGCAGATTATGAATTGCTGCATAAATCCTTGTTAACGGGTTTGTTAAGTCATATTGGCTTTAAAGACAAAGATAATGAGTATTTAGGTGCCCGTAACCGTAAGTTCTTTGTGTTTCCAGGTTCTCCTCTAGCAAAGAAAGGGCCTAAATGGATCATGGCGGCGGAGATGACTGAGACCTCGCGGCTGTTTGCGCGTTGCTGCGCCAAAATTCAACCTGAGTGGGTAGAGCCATTAGCCGCGCACCTCGTTAAGAGAAACTATCTAGAGCCCCATTTTGAGGCGAAACAGGGCAGTGTAGTCGCGCTGGAGAATCAGCAGCTTTATGGACTCACGATAGTGAATCGGCGCCGCACTCAATATGGCCCGATAAACCCTGTCGAAGCGCGGGAGATCTTTATTCGCAGCGCTCTTGCCGATGGTGAATTGCGTACCAACGAAGCCTTCTTTGTTAAAAACCGTAAGTTGCTCGAGGACATTGAAGCGTTAGAGCATAAATCTCGTCGCCGGGATATTTTGGTCGATGAGCAGGCGTTAGTGGACTTTTATGAGCCTAGGATCCCGCAAGGGATCTATAACGCGCCTAAACTGCTGAGCTGGTGGAAGCAGCAAAAGAAAACCAATCCCGATCTGCTCGACTTTGAACGAGAGCAGCTGATGAAGCGGGGCGACGAGCATGTGTCTGCGCTGGATTTCCCCGACTATTGGCACCAAGGCAACTTAAAGTTGAGCCTGAGTTACCATTTTGAACCCGCAGATCTTGATGATGGTGTCTCGGTTCATATTCCTGTTGCACTTTTAAATCAAATTGATAATGCAGGTTTTGACTGGCTAGTTCCGGGTCTGAGAGAAGAGAAATGTATCGCATTAATCAAGTCGCTACCTAAGACCTTACGGCGTAACTTTGTGCCTGCGCCCGATTACGCGAAAGCGTGTTTACAGGCGATGAATTCGACCGGTATGAGTCTACTCGATGCGATGTGCAAACAGCTACTACGCATGAGCGGCATGCGGATCTCACCCGATGATTTCGATACATCTCAATTGACAGCACACCTGTTGATTAATTTTAAGGTGGAAGACGATAAGGGACGGTTAGTCGCCCAGAGTCGCGATTTAGAATCCCTAAAAGGTCAACTTCAAGGTCAAGTGACGCAAGCAATTCGAAATGTCGCAGAGACAGGCATAGAGCAAAAACAGCTCACTGAATGGAGTTTTGGTGCTTTACCTAAACAATATGAAAAGCGTAAAGGTAACTTTGAGGTTAAAGCTTTTCCTGCTCTAGTGGATGACAAAACCAGTGTGTCAATCGCGCTGTTTGATGATGAAAATGAGGCTAAGCGAGCCCATCGCAGCGGATTGCAGCGACTGTTATTAATCAATATTCCCTCACCGGTGAAACATCTACAAAATACCTTGCCCAATAAAGCGAAGTTGGCGATGTATTTTAATCCCTTTGGCCAAGTGCAGATCTTAATTGACGATATTCTTTCGGCAGCGGTGCAGCAGCTATTGGATGAAAAAGGCTTAGATGTTCGCAGCGCAGAGCAGTTCGATTCCGCAAAAGAGTGGGTTCGCCAAGAGCTTAATCCGACAGCGGCTAAGATAGCTTTGCAGGTTGAGGAAATTTTGACCTTATATCAGAAAGTTAAAAAACGTTTGAAGGGTAAGATCAGTCTAGATATTGCTTTTGCCATGAGCGATATCCAGACTCAACTCGATAAGTTGGTCTTTAAAGGATTTGTCGAGCAATGTGGTTGGCAGCGACTGGCTGACATAGTGCGCTACCTTAAAGCGATTGATAATCGATTGGATAAACTGCCGGTCGATCCCAACAGAGATAGATTACATCTGCACAGTATTACCAATGTGCAAAATCTGCTGGATCAACAGTTGGCGAAGGTCCCGAGAACATCACCAGTGCCAGAAGCACTGCTTGATGCGCGTTGGATGATAGAAGAGTATCGAGTGTCCTGTTTTGCACAGGTATTAGGTACGGCGTACCCTATTTCAGAAAAGCGGATCATTAACCGAATAAATGAAGTTTAG
- a CDS encoding periplasmic nitrate reductase, NapE protein — translation MSSTSNEEKSLELRIFVFLTVFLAPLLSVLLVSGLGFAIWFSQIIMGPPGAG, via the coding sequence ATGAGTTCCACATCAAATGAAGAGAAAAGTTTAGAACTAAGAATATTTGTGTTTCTAACCGTTTTTCTTGCACCACTGCTTTCAGTGTTACTGGTTTCTGGATTGGGTTTTGCTATCTGGTTTAGTCAGATCATCATGGGGCCGCCTGGCGCTGGCTAA
- a CDS encoding chaperone NapD produces the protein MSKELHVTSLVVQVKPEHMSSVRQAIMKMENAELSVNDEVKLVVVLEGETQKGLLADIETINHIEGVLSAAMVYHQSEVLEEGEK, from the coding sequence ATGAGCAAAGAACTTCACGTAACAAGCTTGGTGGTTCAGGTTAAACCTGAACATATGTCTAGTGTTAGGCAAGCCATTATGAAGATGGAAAATGCTGAGTTGTCTGTTAACGATGAGGTGAAACTGGTTGTGGTGCTAGAAGGCGAGACTCAGAAAGGATTATTGGCAGACATTGAAACCATTAATCATATCGAGGGCGTGTTGTCGGCTGCCATGGTGTATCACCAAAGTGAAGTGCTTGAAGAAGGTGAAAAATGA
- the napA gene encoding nitrate reductase catalytic subunit NapA, with the protein MNRREFMKANAAMTAAAAAGLALPAGASNLITSSEQTKLEWNKAPCRFCGTGCSVIVATRDGKVVATHGDAESEVNRGLNCIKGYFLSKIMYGKDRLNTPMLRMTNGKYDKHGEFTPISWDTAFDTMAQKWKQTIKAKGPTAIGMFGSGQWTVWEGYAASKLMKAGFGSNNIDPNARHCMASAVGGFMRTFGIDEPMGCYDDMEHADAFVLWGSNMAEMHPILWSRVTDRRLSAPHVKVSVLSTFTHRSFDLADLGIVFTPQTDLAMLNFIANYIIQNDAVNWDFVNKHTNFRKGETDIGYGLRPTHPLQQKAKNVKTAGKSTPIDFEAFKAFVADYDVTSVSKLSGVPEDKLIELAKIYADPNTKVTSFWTMGFNQHTRGVWCNNLIYNIHLLTGKISTPGNSPFSLTGQPSACGTAREVGTFSHRLPADLVVNNPEHRKIAEKIWKIPDGIIPPKPGYHAVEQNRRLKDGDINAYWVQVNNNMQAGPNINEEGLPGYRNPENFIVVSDAYPTVTTQAADLILPTAMWVEKEGAYGNAERRTQFWHQMVKAPGESRSDLWQLMEFSKRFTTDEVWPKEVLAANPQYKGKTLFEVLYQNGNVDQFPLEQADPKYMNEEAHHFGFYVQKGLFEEYAAFGRGHGHDLAPFDTYHQVHGLRWPVVNGKETKWRFREGSDPYVKPGAGFEFYGKPDGKAVIFALPYEPAAESPDEEYDIWLSTGRVLEHWHSGSMTQRVPELYRAFPDAVCFMHPDDAKKRGLRRGDEVKVISRRGEIKTRVETRGRNKPPVGLVFVPWFDASQLINKVTLDATDPLSKQTDFKKCAVKVVKA; encoded by the coding sequence ATGAATAGACGCGAATTTATGAAGGCAAACGCGGCAATGACTGCTGCTGCCGCTGCTGGACTAGCGCTACCTGCTGGCGCGAGCAACTTAATTACCAGTTCAGAGCAAACTAAACTTGAGTGGAACAAAGCACCTTGTCGTTTCTGCGGCACTGGGTGTTCGGTGATTGTCGCTACCCGTGATGGCAAAGTTGTCGCCACCCATGGCGATGCAGAGAGTGAAGTTAACCGCGGCTTAAACTGCATTAAAGGTTACTTCCTGTCGAAAATCATGTATGGAAAAGACAGACTCAATACGCCTATGCTTCGAATGACTAACGGCAAATATGATAAGCATGGTGAGTTTACGCCTATTAGTTGGGATACCGCTTTCGATACTATGGCGCAGAAGTGGAAACAGACCATCAAGGCCAAAGGTCCTACTGCGATAGGCATGTTTGGTTCGGGTCAGTGGACGGTTTGGGAAGGTTATGCGGCTTCGAAACTGATGAAAGCTGGTTTTGGTTCAAATAACATTGACCCCAATGCGCGTCACTGCATGGCGTCTGCCGTGGGTGGATTTATGCGTACCTTTGGTATTGATGAGCCAATGGGATGTTATGACGATATGGAACATGCCGATGCCTTTGTGCTTTGGGGATCGAACATGGCCGAGATGCATCCTATCTTGTGGAGCCGAGTAACAGATCGTCGTTTAAGTGCGCCTCATGTCAAAGTGTCTGTGTTATCGACCTTTACCCATAGATCATTCGATTTAGCCGATTTAGGTATTGTCTTTACACCACAAACTGATCTGGCGATGCTTAATTTTATTGCCAATTACATCATTCAAAATGATGCGGTTAACTGGGATTTTGTTAACAAGCATACCAATTTCCGTAAAGGTGAAACCGATATCGGTTATGGGCTTCGTCCTACTCATCCGTTGCAGCAAAAAGCCAAGAACGTAAAGACTGCTGGTAAGTCGACGCCAATCGATTTCGAGGCATTTAAAGCCTTTGTTGCCGATTATGATGTGACATCTGTGAGTAAGCTCTCTGGTGTTCCAGAAGATAAATTAATCGAATTAGCGAAGATTTATGCCGATCCGAATACCAAGGTGACCTCATTTTGGACCATGGGTTTCAACCAGCATACTCGTGGTGTGTGGTGTAACAACCTGATTTATAACATTCACTTGTTAACAGGTAAGATCTCAACACCGGGTAACAGTCCGTTTTCGTTAACGGGTCAGCCATCTGCTTGCGGCACAGCACGTGAAGTGGGCACTTTCTCTCATCGTTTACCTGCAGATTTAGTGGTTAACAATCCCGAGCATCGCAAGATTGCCGAGAAAATTTGGAAGATCCCCGATGGTATCATTCCACCTAAACCAGGTTATCACGCCGTAGAGCAGAACCGTCGTCTTAAAGATGGCGATATCAATGCCTATTGGGTTCAAGTGAACAACAATATGCAGGCGGGACCGAATATTAATGAAGAGGGTTTGCCTGGTTACCGCAATCCTGAGAATTTCATCGTAGTATCAGATGCGTATCCAACCGTTACCACTCAGGCTGCCGATCTTATTTTACCGACGGCGATGTGGGTAGAAAAGGAAGGGGCATACGGTAATGCGGAGCGCCGCACTCAGTTCTGGCACCAAATGGTAAAAGCTCCTGGAGAATCGCGTTCAGATCTATGGCAATTAATGGAGTTTTCTAAGCGTTTTACTACCGATGAGGTGTGGCCAAAAGAGGTGCTTGCAGCGAATCCACAGTACAAGGGCAAAACCCTGTTTGAAGTCCTTTATCAAAATGGCAATGTTGATCAATTCCCATTAGAGCAAGCCGACCCTAAGTACATGAATGAAGAGGCTCATCATTTTGGTTTTTATGTCCAAAAAGGTTTGTTTGAAGAATACGCCGCGTTCGGTCGTGGTCATGGCCATGATTTAGCGCCGTTCGATACTTATCACCAAGTACATGGTCTACGTTGGCCAGTGGTCAATGGCAAAGAGACTAAATGGCGTTTCCGTGAAGGAAGCGATCCATATGTCAAGCCAGGTGCTGGATTTGAATTTTACGGTAAGCCTGACGGTAAAGCGGTTATCTTTGCCTTGCCTTATGAGCCTGCAGCCGAGTCGCCAGATGAAGAGTATGACATCTGGTTGTCAACGGGGCGCGTATTAGAGCATTGGCATTCAGGATCGATGACACAGCGTGTTCCTGAGTTGTATCGTGCTTTCCCTGATGCCGTCTGTTTCATGCATCCTGATGATGCTAAGAAGCGTGGGTTGCGTCGTGGTGACGAGGTCAAAGTGATTTCACGCCGTGGTGAGATTAAGACTCGAGTCGAGACTCGTGGTCGAAACAAGCCGCCAGTGGGACTCGTATTTGTGCCTTGGTTTGATGCAAGCCAGCTTATTAATAAGGTCACTCTTGATGCGACAGATCCACTGTCAAAGCAAACAGACTTTAAGAAATGTGCGGTTAAAGTGGTTAAGGCGTAA
- a CDS encoding nitrate reductase cytochrome c-type subunit: MSASAFAAFYSDAASVPDEKIATLRQAPIATNPTPPVMQKVRNTDVKEVRNYPMQPPVIPHKIDGYQIDLKVNKCMSCHARKRVGDSQAPMVSVTHYMDRENNFLADLSPRRYFCTQCHVPQLDAKMLVENDFIDIDHLIKAEAAKH; the protein is encoded by the coding sequence ATGAGTGCAAGTGCTTTTGCGGCTTTTTACAGCGATGCGGCAAGTGTGCCAGATGAAAAAATTGCCACGTTAAGGCAAGCGCCAATAGCGACGAACCCTACGCCACCTGTGATGCAAAAAGTGCGCAACACAGATGTAAAAGAGGTGCGTAACTATCCGATGCAGCCGCCAGTTATTCCTCATAAGATTGATGGCTATCAAATTGATCTTAAAGTGAATAAATGTATGTCTTGCCACGCTCGCAAGCGTGTAGGTGACTCACAAGCGCCTATGGTGAGCGTGACTCACTATATGGATAGGGAAAATAATTTCTTGGCAGATTTGTCGCCAAGACGCTATTTCTGTACTCAGTGCCATGTGCCGCAGCTCGACGCGAAGATGTTAGTTGAAAATGATTTCATTGATATTGATCATCTCATTAAAGCTGAAGCGGCTAAGCACTAG